The nucleotide window CTCCGAGCATAGATCTCAAATGAGTCAATTAGGTCCTGTTTTGACACGGCTTTTCCTACTCTTAATTTCTCTTATTTGTTAGTTATTTGTTGGGGTATGACTCATCTTCACATGTATATAACTTGTCATATATACTACATAACAAGGCTTCTGGTATCTCTTGTTTTCTCTTCATACATAGTATTTTGATGCTCTTGCTAAGTTTCTAAATGTATAAAATTTCTGATATTTCTTAATGTTAATTCTTTTACAAGCAGCATGCTCAAAACACTTGAGAGGTACCAGAAGTGCAACTATGGAGCACCGGAGACAAATGTATCTACAAGGGAGGCCTTGGTAATACATTTGTTTTATTGGAGATATTACTCTACATAATTAATTAGGAATGTTGATGGAGAAAAGGGAAATAAAAGAAACAACTCCAGTCAAGAAAACAGTAGATTATGACAATGGGATTGAATTTGTTGAAGACAACTGAAATTGCCTCAGTTTAAAAGTACTAATTGTATCATACTTCATATTTCCTAATTTTCCGTTATTGACAAATATCTACTGTTAATTGCCGAAACATTATAGTGGTTGTGTGTAGCATGGTTCTGAGTGAACAGCAGTACTCATTCACTAATAGTGGTTGTATATATAGGATGGTATTAACTTTCGATAACAAGATTGTTTTATGTTTGAAGTTCCACTCTTGTTTACTAATAAGTGTTAGCTCAATCTACATATACATAGTTGAAACTTTCAAGAATAGCTTAAAAATTTTATATTTAGTAGTTATCTAATTGTTAGTTCaagtttctttttccatttctAACTTAATTCTTCAGATCCCTCCATTGCTTGATTAATAGTAAACGGTTACCAAAATATCTGTTCTTAGTATATAGCTTAGAGATCCACAAGTACTCAAGTCATGAAAATGGAAAATTTAAGGTATCATTTGGATTTATGCAATATGTACTGAAATTATTTGGGATACTAGTAGTTTACTTGTTCTCCTTAATGTATCATACATCTACCTAAATTTTACTTGTTCAAGTGGTTACATAGTTTGTTAGAATGTAATTAATTGTTAGTAACTTTTGGAAATAGTGGTATGCTAAATAATGGAATTATGGtaattagaaaaagaaagatCTCGAATTCAAATTGCTGTACCACAAGCTTGCAGCTTTCATTGAGAGTTATGTGTTGCTGTCGTTGTTCATCTTGTACTGAATACTGAACACACATGCTACTTCTCTCTGACCATAGGAATTGAGCAGCCAGCAGGAGTATTTGAAGCTCAAGGCACGTTATGAAGCCCTACAAAGAAACCAAAGGTAAATCACATGCTTATATATATGACATCTTCAGTTATACAGAGTTGCAGAGCTAATCGCTAGGCATGTATATGACTTAATTCGATCTCTTTTTACATTAGGAATCTTCTTGGAGAAGATCTTGGCCCTTTAAGTAGCAAAGAGCTTGAATCACTTGAAAGGCAGCTGGACATGTCATTGAAGCAGATCAGATCAACACGGGTACTCGACCTCATCTCCTTTACCATTTATAAATTATCACATTGTTTTCCTCACAATAGTTCCACTAATACTTGACACTACTCACTACTGTCTAGAGGTTTATGGTTTTCAGACTCATCATACAAAttggttttctgggtttaaTTGTCAGCTCCTCCATGAAACACTCTAACAAGATATCTCACATTTTGTTGCCTCATGGTTTTTATTATATTGTTAAAGTTTCCAGAGGAGATTTTTACATCCAGTTTCTTGGTGAAATTTTTTATAAGGAAGTCCAAAAGGATTCCTTCAATAAATTATTTAGCTTGAGCAGTTACTAGATTCTTCATTTCATGTCTAATATtttatatgattttgcagtagTTTTAGTATTAAACACCTGCTTCTTGAATATAAAAAATGAATCTATTCCTGCAGTTTGATCTATAGTTGACAACATTACCAAGAGAATTGAAGTGATTCTTGATCTGACATTACTTGAgaaatgttttcttttatttccatAGCATGTACCGAACACCATCTTCTACATGCTATATATAGATACGGAGAAGTACTTTGAAGTGTAATAATTGACAACTCTACTCTCTGTCATTCTGCTCTCTCAAGTTTTTCCAAAGACATACTAATTTTTAACTATATATTGCAGTGGTTTATAATAATGTGTTGAGAACTTAGCCAGCTACCAATTTTTATTCTCTGAAACTATTTACTCCTTTTTAAAAACCATGGTTCCTTTGAAAATTTGAGTCTACACGCATGCCCTTGTTGGTTTTAAGTGAATTGAGtagttttttatttaaaaacCAAGAAAACAGAATTGTGTTTTGAAGTGTGAAATGCTTCCAAGTAAAGCATGACATAGATGATGTAAATCTGTAACCTCAATATTCTTCTGTTACAGACCCAATGCATGCTGGATCAGCTCACAGATCTTCAGCGAAAGGTATGAGTCCTGACACATCTACCCTTTGGTTCAGTTcatttacaaaaagaaaaatcaaacaagatagTTCTTTTCGCCTCCCTCATCAGATCATCCTAATATACAATACATGGTTTTCATTTATTTGCAGGAACACATGCTTAATGAAGCAAACAGGACACTGAAACAAAGGGTACGTAGGCTATGTTTCCTAGCAGATATATTGGTTTAGAATGATTTTAAAAGATGACATATAGATAAAGTTTTGGGTAATGCTACTTATTTTGCAGTTGTTTGAGGGATACAATGTACATCAACTCCAACTGAATGCAAATGCTGAGGATGTGGGATATGGCCGGCAACAAGCTCATCATCAACCTCAGGGCGAGGGCTTCTTCCAACCCTTAGAGTGCGAGCCCACGTTACAAATTGGGTATGTATCTAGGTTTTCTTATATCACAGTACTGCAGCATCTCTTCTGGGTTTAACATAGAAGGGTATGACCTAGAGTACGTAGGTTTGAAAtcttcctcaagaaatgttcATCTGTGATTTTGCAGGTATCACCAGAATGATCCGATACAAGTTGTGACGGCCGGGCCGAGCGTGAATTACATGGGAGGATGGTTGCCATGATAACAATAAGAACACAGAGAGTAAGCAACTCTGTGTGGTG belongs to Rosa chinensis cultivar Old Blush chromosome 4, RchiOBHm-V2, whole genome shotgun sequence and includes:
- the LOC112200348 gene encoding agamous-like MADS-box protein MADS4 isoform X1 codes for the protein MGRGRVELKRIENKINRQVTFAKRRNGLLKKAYELSVLCDAEVALIIFSNRGKLYEFCSSSSSMLKTLERYQKCNYGAPETNVSTREALELSSQQEYLKLKARYEALQRNQRNLLGEDLGPLSSKELESLERQLDMSLKQIRSTRTQCMLDQLTDLQRKEHMLNEANRTLKQRLFEGYNVHQLQLNANAEDVGYGRQQAHHQPQGEGFFQPLECEPTLQIGYHQNDPIQVVTAGPSVNYMGGWLP
- the LOC112200348 gene encoding agamous-like MADS-box protein MADS4 isoform X2; amino-acid sequence: MGRGRVELKRIENKINRQVTFAKRRNGLLKKAYELSVLCDAEVALIIFSNRGKLYEFCSSSSMLKTLERYQKCNYGAPETNVSTREALELSSQQEYLKLKARYEALQRNQRNLLGEDLGPLSSKELESLERQLDMSLKQIRSTRTQCMLDQLTDLQRKEHMLNEANRTLKQRLFEGYNVHQLQLNANAEDVGYGRQQAHHQPQGEGFFQPLECEPTLQIGYHQNDPIQVVTAGPSVNYMGGWLP